In Rosa chinensis cultivar Old Blush chromosome 1, RchiOBHm-V2, whole genome shotgun sequence, a genomic segment contains:
- the LOC112176490 gene encoding bidirectional sugar transporter SWEET17, with translation MAISSITIFGVLGNIMSGLLYLSPTNVFVRIAKRRSTEEFESIPYISKLLNAYFWVYYGFIKPNSVVVATVNVFGAAVEIVFLTIFLLFAPPRMKVRTAILVIVLDVAFPGATILLTHFLLDGDKRIDVAGLWCVIFSMIAYASPLSAMKTVVALKSVEYMPFLLSFIFFLNGGVWTVYAILAKDLFVGIPNGSGFLLGTAQLILYFIYWKPKSSRQASDGLEDQQIISEALISNPSQGKSEH, from the exons ATGGCAATAAGTTCGATTACCATTTTTGGGGTGCTAG GCAACATTATGTCAGGATTACTCTACCTTTCTCCTAC AAACGTGTTTGTGAGAATCGCAAAGCGTAGATCAACAGAGGAATTTGAGAGTATTCCTTATATTAGCAAACTGTTGAATGCTTACTTCTGGGTTTACTATGGATTTATTAAGCCTAACAGCGTGGTCGTCGCCACTGTCAATGTTTTCGGTGCTGCTGTCGAGATTGTTTTCCTTACCATATTTCTACTTTTTGCACCACCAAGAATGAAG GTTAGGACTGCGATACTAGTTATAGTTCTGGATGTTGCATTTCCCGGAGCAACAATTTTACTTACTCACTTTCTGCTAGACGGAGATAAAAGGATCGATGTTGCTGGACTCTGGTGTGTAATCTTCAGCATGATTGCATATGCTTCCCCTCTTTCAGCTATG AAAACTGTGGTGGCGTTAAAGAGTGTGGAGTACATgcctttccttctctctttcatcttttttcttaatGGAGGAGTTTGGACAGTGTATGCCATTCTTGCGAAAGACTTGTTTGTTGGA ATTCCAAATGGAAGTGGATTTTTACTTGGAACTGCTCAGCTGATTCTCTATTTCATATACTGGAAACCGAAGTCATCAAGGCAAGCATCTGACGGTTTAGAGGATCAACAGATCATAAGCGAAGCACTCATTTCTAATCCTTCACAGGGTAAAAGTGAGCACTAG